A window from Entomoplasma freundtii encodes these proteins:
- a CDS encoding HIT family protein: protein METTDCLFCKIVRKEIPASIIYEDDATLAFLDIHPTDNGHTLVIPKKHTSSFSKTDELTICAVTKAKKVVAELLQTKLKPNGFNFVTNDGAEAFQEVFHYHEHVIPKYKKNQGYAPERQPFKAMPLMEVCDRIK, encoded by the coding sequence ATGGAAACTACTGATTGTCTTTTTTGTAAAATTGTTCGCAAAGAAATTCCAGCATCAATCATTTATGAAGATGATGCTACCTTGGCTTTCCTTGATATTCATCCGACCGATAATGGTCATACATTAGTGATTCCTAAAAAACATACTTCTAGTTTTTCCAAAACTGATGAGTTAACCATTTGTGCAGTTACCAAAGCTAAAAAAGTGGTTGCTGAATTACTACAAACGAAATTAAAACCAAATGGCTTTAATTTCGTAACTAATGATGGGGCAGAAGCTTTTCAAGAAGTTTTTCATTACCATGAGCATGTCATCCCAAAATACAAAAAAAACCAGGGGTATGCTCCAGAAAGACAACCATTTAAGGCCATGCCTTTAATGGAAGTTTGTGATAGAATTAAATAG
- a CDS encoding ABC transporter ATP-binding protein — protein sequence MKFINLKNSKRTEKNLPEVITSNQQAINKPLKKVKSSFFGIVFKNYRRFKSLSIPMMSLVFLSVLCSISLPLLTQQMSFGISKHLAEISQVPGANPWVDVTGQYWGLEWYVSMWIAIGITFFNMLVMYVTQYLAILLSVKIEVILRQDSLTALAKQDISYYSDKKIGEILTKVISDTQIVGEQASQVPTTILQAILTISGTLGMMFYFEWHLALVVIGVFVILMTILGCSFGFVQGKIKKVREVLTDVNGQVTDRINNIRLIKSNGTEDYETNRFKEVHKDYQKESNKMAGAAALLVTTIFGGIGLLQLGVVASAMLIYQNKPVDGPVFFSTTFASFTLAQGAMIGALFQVVTIALGMAKAGVSATRIEETISAPSLINPHNTTGEIVEGITGNIVFKNVSFAYPEKPTKTILPKFDFTFENGKSYAFVGETGSGKSTISKLLLRYYDPTEGDIFVNENQNLKDVALASYLNHIGYVEQEPSILFGDVFENIRYGNFAASDEEVMLACQKAELHELIMGWPLGYKTILGEHGFMLSGGQKQRLVIARMFLKNPQLLILDEATSALDNIVEKEIQSKLDELMKGRTTITIAHRLSTIKNADQIIVLGANAGGVVQKGSFEELRSIPGHFKNLYEAGLMQ from the coding sequence ATGAAATTTATTAATCTAAAAAACTCAAAAAGAACTGAAAAAAATTTACCAGAAGTGATTACTAGTAATCAACAAGCAATTAACAAGCCATTAAAAAAGGTTAAAAGTTCTTTTTTTGGAATCGTTTTTAAAAACTACCGTCGTTTTAAATCGTTATCCATCCCAATGATGTCTTTAGTTTTTTTAAGCGTACTTTGTTCAATCAGTTTGCCTTTATTAACTCAGCAAATGTCATTCGGAATTTCTAAGCATCTAGCAGAAATAAGCCAAGTTCCCGGGGCTAACCCTTGGGTTGATGTTACGGGACAATATTGAGGACTAGAATGATATGTCTCAATGTGAATCGCTATTGGGATTACATTCTTCAACATGTTAGTAATGTATGTTACCCAATATTTAGCAATTTTATTATCAGTAAAAATTGAAGTTATTTTACGTCAAGATTCTTTGACTGCTTTAGCTAAACAAGATATTTCTTATTATTCAGATAAAAAGATTGGGGAAATTTTGACTAAAGTAATTTCTGACACGCAAATTGTCGGAGAACAAGCAAGTCAAGTACCAACCACAATTTTACAAGCCATCCTCACGATTTCAGGAACATTAGGTATGATGTTTTATTTTGAATGACATCTTGCTTTAGTGGTGATTGGTGTCTTTGTCATCTTAATGACCATTTTAGGATGTTCATTTGGCTTTGTTCAAGGAAAAATCAAGAAAGTTCGTGAAGTACTTACCGATGTCAATGGTCAAGTAACTGATCGAATCAATAACATTCGTTTGATTAAGTCTAATGGAACAGAAGATTACGAAACCAATCGTTTCAAAGAAGTCCATAAAGACTACCAAAAAGAATCCAATAAAATGGCAGGGGCAGCTGCCTTATTAGTTACCACCATCTTTGGTGGGATTGGTCTTCTTCAATTAGGTGTTGTCGCTAGTGCCATGCTAATTTATCAAAATAAACCAGTAGATGGGCCAGTTTTCTTTTCAACAACTTTTGCCTCTTTCACTCTTGCTCAAGGAGCAATGATTGGGGCCTTATTCCAAGTAGTTACAATTGCTTTAGGAATGGCCAAGGCCGGAGTTTCGGCAACGCGAATTGAAGAAACGATTAGTGCACCTTCTTTGATTAATCCTCACAACACCACTGGAGAAATTGTTGAAGGAATTACGGGTAACATTGTTTTCAAAAACGTTAGCTTTGCTTATCCTGAAAAACCAACGAAAACGATTTTACCAAAATTTGATTTTACTTTTGAAAACGGGAAATCTTATGCCTTTGTTGGGGAAACTGGTTCAGGTAAATCAACAATCAGTAAATTACTCTTGCGTTACTATGACCCTACAGAAGGTGATATTTTCGTTAACGAAAACCAAAACCTTAAAGATGTCGCTTTGGCTTCTTATTTAAATCATATTGGTTATGTGGAACAAGAGCCATCAATTCTCTTTGGCGATGTTTTTGAAAACATTCGTTATGGTAATTTTGCCGCTAGCGATGAAGAAGTAATGCTAGCCTGCCAAAAAGCCGAACTTCATGAGCTTATTATGGGTTGGCCTTTAGGTTATAAAACTATCCTAGGCGAACATGGTTTCATGCTTAGTGGAGGTCAAAAACAACGCCTAGTCATTGCGAGAATGTTCTTAAAAAATCCGCAACTATTAATTTTAGATGAGGCCACTTCGGCTTTAGATAATATTGTGGAAAAAGAAATTCAGAGCAAGCTAGATGAATTAATGAAGGGACGAACAACAATTACTATTGCCCACCGTCTTTCAACAATTAAAAATGCTGACCAAATTATTGTTCTTGGAGCTAATGCCGGTGGCGTTGTCCAAAAGGGTAGTTTTGAAGAATTACGTTCAATACCAGGCCACTTCAAAAATCTTTATGAAGCAGGCTTAATGCAATAA
- a CDS encoding 5-formyltetrahydrofolate cyclo-ligase produces the protein MENKASLRQQYKKLRATLSSAEREQASQTITNEVIGWLQEQVTSYKQLGFYLNKSEEVATAKLIDWALANNYEVFLPISNVENKNLTFLKVTAKWREEITENPVLKIWEPKPTNLKLKGSLDVIFMPLLVFDQKLNRIGWGKGYYDFYLSFAEKQPLKVGLAFQKQFSALPIKSEPHDQKLNLVFTEKAVYC, from the coding sequence ATGGAAAATAAGGCAAGTTTACGACAGCAATATAAAAAACTGAGAGCTACTTTAAGTAGTGCCGAACGTGAACAAGCAAGTCAAACGATTACTAACGAAGTTATTGGGTGACTTCAAGAACAAGTTACTTCCTATAAACAGCTTGGCTTTTATCTTAATAAGTCAGAAGAGGTGGCGACTGCTAAACTTATCGACTGAGCTTTAGCAAATAATTATGAAGTTTTTTTACCGATTTCGAATGTCGAAAATAAGAATTTAACTTTTTTAAAAGTTACAGCGAAGTGACGAGAAGAAATTACCGAGAATCCGGTTTTAAAAATTTGGGAGCCGAAGCCAACAAACTTGAAGCTAAAAGGTTCTTTGGATGTGATTTTTATGCCGCTATTAGTTTTTGACCAAAAGTTAAACCGGATTGGTTGAGGAAAAGGTTATTATGATTTCTATCTAAGTTTTGCAGAAAAACAACCATTAAAGGTGGGTCTGGCTTTTCAAAAGCAATTTTCAGCTCTACCAATTAAATCAGAGCCCCATGACCAAAAACTAAATCTTGTGTTTACGGAAAAAGCTGTTTATTGCTAA
- a CDS encoding lipoprotein yields MKKLLSFLAAISLSASVSATVVSCANTTSVQRFSIPVLTKEISKEIMMEINGDSSISPDTKGKFFSKIDFEKVVKMMMQDEMAKLSQEYYQNDLANRLKIKSRSTEVMKTEVENINNDISQNQFYNQYTQRIVLGGMSLDEELSLAPGDKGDLTSLNPEKLLKNTQHPKDENVYYLYFKKANDTTNNWLLWQYWGEHNTPNGSLEQLPNINDLQMGKFIVVKNNNPVDKLPSSLEITNDDLTNSAKLFWNYFGEDDTADWSDSGDYYSLDGKSALIMDGKSALQYRFQEYFKAKIINNFYENVLTMTYLESNLFNIGRNIKNTLTSQDSYLNISSDLAKATQTWNQNDGYKSKLKMVWAFNQNDKTEQDFVKAWSKLNETIKFKNSGEFLNSTSTSFQTISKILEDATVLGPNQSELGTDPFLNLAGYNGIVKNDGDSISSADGTLSIAEEAKTKIAKVNSPAIITKDQLGQPFTVDNNKQEIYFVLPIYLIDLLNDTTNGSQNRSASSGAISSYDYGQTTTGFLPKTEDKWFASFGDSLIANGKQITPSKVDVITSHKEEANKSAYYLYVDNVAYTIDDFNGLFNPTTKITPENIWDQNKTIAANGYQGFQFTMLNSFEGIIGNVGIGQEVYLGKLSDTPINKQGITFEKRNDDWYAIVANDKSLVGTVVDCGTVKLSFDDAKKGSTITFDGSIDGKNNSLKNKEGRTIGYQINMGPNAAKPNMYINNGTFHYYEENLASLDIINLASDQKQSLLHQLEYITSKDSDVSNAAASAIYPLFIGSDQVLYKPLYESIRRYIDTDDSGESD; encoded by the coding sequence ATGAAAAAATTATTAAGTTTTTTAGCGGCCATTAGCCTTTCTGCCTCAGTGTCTGCGACAGTTGTTTCTTGTGCCAATACTACCAGCGTTCAACGTTTTTCAATTCCAGTTCTTACTAAAGAAATCAGTAAAGAAATAATGATGGAAATTAATGGCGATTCCTCAATAAGCCCCGACACTAAAGGAAAATTTTTCAGTAAGATTGATTTTGAAAAAGTTGTCAAAATGATGATGCAGGATGAAATGGCTAAACTTTCTCAAGAATATTACCAAAACGATTTAGCCAATAGGTTAAAAATTAAGTCTCGCTCAACTGAGGTAATGAAGACTGAAGTCGAAAATATAAATAATGATATTTCTCAAAACCAATTTTATAACCAATATACCCAACGCATTGTTTTGGGAGGAATGTCTTTAGATGAAGAATTGAGTTTAGCTCCCGGCGATAAAGGAGACCTAACCTCCCTTAACCCTGAAAAACTTCTCAAGAATACTCAACATCCAAAAGATGAAAATGTTTATTATCTTTATTTCAAAAAGGCGAACGACACTACTAATAATTGATTGCTTTGACAATATTGAGGAGAACATAATACTCCTAATGGCTCATTGGAACAATTACCTAATATAAATGATTTACAGATGGGGAAATTTATTGTTGTTAAAAACAACAATCCCGTTGACAAATTACCATCAAGTCTTGAAATTACTAATGATGATTTAACTAATTCGGCTAAATTATTTTGAAATTATTTTGGTGAAGATGATACTGCCGACTGAAGTGATAGTGGAGATTATTATTCATTGGATGGTAAATCAGCTTTAATAATGGATGGTAAATCGGCTCTTCAATACCGTTTCCAAGAATACTTTAAAGCTAAAATTATTAATAACTTTTATGAAAATGTTTTAACAATGACTTATCTAGAATCAAATCTTTTTAATATTGGTCGAAATATCAAAAATACTTTAACCAGCCAAGACTCTTATTTAAATATTAGTTCTGATTTGGCTAAAGCTACCCAAACTTGGAACCAAAATGATGGCTATAAATCTAAATTAAAGATGGTTTGGGCCTTCAATCAAAATGATAAGACTGAACAAGATTTTGTTAAGGCTTGGTCTAAATTAAACGAAACTATCAAATTTAAAAATTCGGGAGAGTTTTTAAATTCAACTAGCACAAGTTTTCAAACTATTTCCAAAATTTTAGAAGACGCAACCGTTTTAGGACCAAATCAATCAGAATTGGGAACTGATCCTTTCTTAAATTTGGCTGGTTATAATGGAATTGTTAAAAACGATGGCGATTCAATTTCTTCAGCAGATGGAACCTTAAGTATTGCTGAAGAAGCTAAAACAAAAATTGCTAAAGTTAATTCGCCAGCCATTATAACTAAGGACCAACTTGGGCAACCATTTACGGTTGATAACAACAAACAAGAAATTTATTTTGTTTTACCAATTTATTTAATTGATTTACTAAATGACACTACTAATGGTAGTCAAAATCGAAGTGCCTCTTCTGGAGCAATTAGTAGTTATGATTATGGTCAAACAACTACTGGATTCCTCCCTAAAACTGAAGATAAATGATTCGCTAGTTTTGGTGATTCATTGATTGCTAATGGCAAACAAATTACTCCATCAAAAGTAGACGTTATTACATCACATAAAGAGGAAGCTAATAAATCGGCTTATTATCTCTACGTTGATAACGTTGCCTACACAATTGATGACTTTAATGGTCTTTTTAATCCAACTACTAAAATAACACCAGAAAATATTTGAGACCAAAATAAAACTATTGCGGCTAACGGTTATCAAGGTTTCCAATTTACAATGCTCAATTCATTTGAAGGCATCATTGGCAATGTTGGCATTGGGCAAGAAGTTTATTTAGGTAAGTTATCAGATACACCAATAAATAAACAAGGTATTACTTTTGAAAAGCGCAACGATGATTGATATGCCATTGTTGCTAATGATAAAAGTCTTGTTGGAACAGTAGTTGATTGCGGAACAGTTAAATTAAGTTTCGACGATGCTAAAAAAGGCAGCACTATCACTTTCGACGGAAGTATTGATGGTAAAAATAATTCTTTAAAAAATAAAGAGGGCCGTACTATTGGTTACCAAATTAATATGGGGCCTAATGCCGCCAAGCCAAATATGTACATCAATAACGGTACTTTCCATTATTATGAAGAAAATTTAGCTTCTTTGGACATCATCAATTTAGCCAGTGACCAAAAACAAAGTCTTTTACACCAATTGGAATACATTACTTCCAAAGATAGTGACGTCTCTAATGCAGCCGCTTCTGCTATCTATCCATTATTTATCGGTAGTGATCAAGTGCTCTACAAACCTCTTTACGAATCAATTCGTCGTTATATCGACACTGATGATAGTGGAGAATCAGATTAA
- a CDS encoding iron-sulfur cluster assembly scaffold protein, which yields MSKISDEAGRKLIIERFTSPRHHHKTWDETQKGKVEPLHSTTCADRLEVFYEVDSTNHFKNLAFGGSACAIATASADLLVEKLNGLTLSEAKTILKAYQKLITTGQFDETEENLLGDLIVFKNVHHQKNRQSCATLLSSFLLAKIDS from the coding sequence ATGTCAAAAATAAGCGATGAAGCGGGTCGTAAATTAATTATTGAACGATTTACATCACCCCGTCACCATCATAAAACTTGAGATGAAACCCAAAAAGGAAAAGTTGAGCCTTTGCATTCAACTACTTGTGCTGATCGTTTAGAAGTATTTTATGAAGTGGATAGTACCAATCACTTTAAGAACCTTGCTTTTGGTGGAAGTGCTTGTGCAATTGCAACTGCGAGTGCTGATTTATTGGTGGAAAAATTAAATGGTTTAACCCTTTCGGAAGCAAAAACAATTTTAAAGGCCTACCAAAAACTAATTACTACAGGTCAATTTGACGAGACTGAAGAAAACCTTTTAGGGGATTTAATAGTTTTCAAAAATGTTCACCACCAAAAAAATCGTCAATCCTGCGCTACACTTTTAAGTAGTTTTTTGTTAGCTAAAATAGATAGTTAA
- a CDS encoding aminotransferase class V-fold PLP-dependent enzyme, producing the protein MKIRNQFPLLKTDPKLVYLDSGATALKPQMVIDAEQQFLMKNGTSPHSLTHRHGYATNELVEGTRKAAASLINASQADEIVFTSGTTAALNQVAFGLVNQIQPGDEIWLTTLEHGSNLLPWIEVAKQTKADLKFLPLTKTGLIDVSALPKLLSKKTKIVTFAHSSNTLGGFNDVAKITKITHQANSQSLVILDAAQTIAHIPIDVQKWDLDFLAFSGHKMYGPFGIGVLWGRLDLLKTLTPLMFGGGMNISIDPETKSYVPMPLPARLEAGTGNISAIIGLKAAIQFLEKIGFVEIQKHEKALKDYFAQQVKLHNLTKEVDFYNLETEGPLILFNAKKWQAQDVATFLDVRYNIAVRDGEHCARLTNRYLGINTTVRASLGIYNNFADLDRLVEALKNIDKALEIF; encoded by the coding sequence ATGAAAATTCGTAACCAATTTCCCCTTCTAAAAACCGATCCAAAGTTAGTTTATTTAGATAGCGGAGCGACTGCTTTAAAACCTCAAATGGTAATTGATGCTGAACAGCAATTTTTGATGAAAAATGGGACTAGTCCTCATAGCTTAACGCATAGGCATGGTTATGCGACTAATGAACTCGTAGAAGGCACACGGAAAGCTGCGGCAAGTTTAATAAATGCTTCCCAAGCGGATGAAATTGTCTTTACTAGTGGCACCACGGCTGCTCTAAACCAAGTTGCTTTTGGTTTGGTTAACCAAATTCAACCAGGAGACGAAATTTGGTTAACCACCTTAGAGCACGGTTCAAATCTTTTGCCTTGAATTGAAGTGGCAAAACAGACCAAAGCCGATTTGAAGTTTTTGCCTTTGACTAAAACAGGCTTAATTGATGTTTCGGCATTGCCAAAACTATTAAGCAAAAAAACCAAAATTGTTACTTTTGCTCATTCTTCCAATACACTTGGGGGCTTTAATGATGTTGCTAAAATAACAAAAATAACGCATCAAGCTAACTCCCAATCATTAGTGATTTTGGATGCTGCTCAAACGATTGCTCATATACCAATTGATGTGCAAAAATGAGATCTTGATTTTTTAGCGTTTTCCGGGCATAAAATGTATGGACCTTTTGGAATTGGTGTTCTTTGAGGACGTTTAGACTTATTGAAAACCTTAACGCCATTGATGTTTGGGGGTGGCATGAACATTAGTATTGACCCCGAAACAAAAAGTTATGTGCCAATGCCATTACCAGCACGATTGGAAGCTGGAACTGGTAATATTTCAGCCATTATTGGGTTAAAAGCTGCTATCCAGTTTTTAGAAAAAATTGGCTTTGTGGAAATTCAAAAGCACGAAAAAGCTTTGAAAGATTATTTTGCGCAACAAGTAAAATTACATAACCTCACAAAAGAGGTTGATTTTTATAATTTAGAAACTGAAGGCCCTTTAATTTTGTTTAATGCCAAAAAATGGCAAGCGCAAGATGTAGCAACCTTTTTAGATGTTCGCTACAACATTGCGGTTCGCGATGGGGAACATTGTGCTCGTTTAACGAATCGTTATTTGGGTATCAACACTACGGTTCGGGCAAGTTTGGGTATTTATAACAACTTTGCCGATTTAGACCGTTTAGTAGAGGCCTTAAAAAATATCGATAAGGCCTTAGAAATTTTTTAA
- a CDS encoding lipoprotein produces the protein MRKLLAILGSLSLVATTSSVVVACKKDNEEGDTGSVFIKADGSLNITADGLLKWYQENVGNENGIAQLKAFYQSFAVAILQNAGDKDSVFADIKPSPTMNQYALEDFQQKLKDIWGLKSDQAGSVQGAANNSWKQKEDAAKKSYGDKNYKKKLVDELAKTFPYVDKDFDSLKKAFISNDILTNKSTGAQAQLTKLLANNSSQSFINSGVSTSELLNNFKSLWGATKLNDLATNILAQLNKKNEDEKTENILNLFNATGGTNIIATPGDSVSQKPWKLDSINWATLETTWTKEMVEDLLYRLSTSFDPTSENLTNSIDWAGSKTVSQRWNYVTADGNYLRDTSTYFDLVESFPNFNFSSLKLDTNSKNAAFGMLNNSQRFLVDQFFQNQKPISISQIVFKKSESGDLTKLINGQAFLSSMTSDSKNWEQYYGLYNFLQNYVTGKGTSTNPEPDPKPDSKTFADETGDGINSPIPGIGQYTFDTIFGSNSKSNIGKIKLDGAAVPNKIWWDTSFYEAKNEEKLLTLGNSDMSKTLKYSVYDFLQAKDHTPYALNTEGEQSVSGIAQYLISRYKFTNPIIAQNIQDAIAAQSTDVQKDLIDALYGTLNLIEALNRTITEQNKEANSEDQVNNKMYQVLNAKQGIIAFIESDGLHIAKINGFDAMSQPLENQKTSIFGDTVESKQTYINEIQSFKRLNSYAQNDTSGYYRYIYQDYNQMIGKPGYSTDAFYSDLVLPQQVDKLKAYGVNYQDLNTSVSNLYEKFLVNNSILSAGAKNEENPPFYKFDLFKEVNDSISNNQDKDNSLSNNNSWLWDYCGTILNKDNDQLLETFFGFKQNEASQTFKDWLRKKLKQSQNHTSQGGRALFKQGWADWNKEIDKFRNKETDNKTAPLVKLSWGGEAKTHITNVFQLESFKPFATSSNFALTNWVKWSNEWQTSHQSIVLTASSIERQSNYSSRKVTK, from the coding sequence ATGAGAAAGTTACTAGCCATCTTGGGGTCATTAAGCCTCGTTGCGACAACGAGTTCTGTAGTTGTAGCTTGTAAAAAAGATAATGAAGAAGGTGACACAGGGTCAGTTTTTATTAAAGCAGATGGGTCTTTAAATATTACAGCTGATGGTTTACTAAAGTGATATCAAGAAAATGTTGGTAATGAAAATGGGATTGCTCAATTAAAAGCCTTTTACCAATCTTTCGCAGTGGCCATTTTACAAAATGCTGGTGATAAAGATTCTGTTTTTGCTGACATAAAACCTAGTCCAACAATGAACCAATATGCCCTAGAAGATTTTCAACAAAAATTGAAGGATATTTGAGGACTTAAAAGTGATCAAGCCGGTTCTGTCCAAGGCGCTGCTAATAATTCTTGGAAGCAAAAAGAGGATGCTGCAAAGAAAAGTTATGGTGATAAAAACTATAAAAAGAAATTAGTTGATGAATTAGCTAAGACTTTCCCTTATGTTGATAAAGACTTTGATAGTCTTAAAAAGGCCTTCATTAGTAATGACATCTTAACTAATAAAAGCACTGGAGCGCAAGCGCAATTGACAAAACTTCTAGCTAATAATTCTAGTCAAAGTTTTATTAACTCAGGAGTTTCTACAAGCGAATTATTAAATAACTTCAAATCTCTTTGAGGGGCCACTAAGTTGAATGACTTAGCTACTAACATTCTTGCTCAATTGAATAAAAAAAATGAGGATGAAAAGACTGAAAATATTCTTAATTTATTTAATGCTACAGGTGGAACAAACATTATCGCCACACCCGGAGATTCAGTAAGTCAAAAGCCTTGAAAACTCGATAGCATTAATTGAGCTACTCTTGAAACTACTTGAACTAAAGAGATGGTTGAAGACTTGCTTTACCGTTTGTCTACTAGTTTTGATCCTACAAGCGAAAACTTAACAAACTCAATTGATTGAGCTGGTTCAAAAACTGTTTCGCAAAGATGGAATTATGTAACGGCTGATGGAAATTACTTACGTGACACATCTACTTATTTTGATTTGGTAGAGAGTTTCCCCAATTTTAATTTTTCAAGCTTAAAATTGGACACTAACTCAAAAAATGCAGCTTTTGGAATGCTAAATAATTCACAAAGATTTCTTGTTGACCAATTTTTCCAAAACCAAAAGCCTATTTCTATTAGTCAAATTGTGTTCAAAAAAAGTGAGTCTGGAGACTTAACAAAACTTATTAATGGTCAAGCCTTCCTTTCGTCTATGACATCTGATTCCAAAAATTGAGAACAATATTACGGTCTTTATAATTTCTTACAAAATTATGTAACTGGTAAGGGAACTTCAACTAACCCAGAACCAGATCCCAAACCTGATTCAAAGACATTCGCTGATGAAACTGGTGATGGCATTAATTCACCAATCCCAGGAATTGGCCAATATACCTTTGATACCATCTTTGGAAGTAATTCAAAGAGTAATATCGGAAAAATCAAACTTGATGGAGCAGCAGTACCAAATAAAATTTGGTGAGATACTTCCTTTTACGAAGCAAAAAATGAGGAAAAACTTTTGACACTCGGGAATAGTGACATGAGCAAAACCTTAAAATATTCAGTTTATGATTTTTTACAAGCAAAAGACCATACTCCTTATGCCTTAAATACGGAAGGGGAACAATCTGTCTCGGGAATTGCCCAATACTTAATAAGTAGATACAAATTTACGAATCCAATTATTGCTCAAAACATTCAAGACGCTATTGCGGCCCAAAGTACTGATGTTCAAAAGGATTTAATCGATGCCTTATATGGCACATTAAACCTAATAGAAGCTTTGAATAGAACTATTACTGAACAAAATAAAGAAGCTAATAGTGAAGATCAAGTTAACAATAAAATGTACCAAGTATTAAATGCTAAACAAGGTATCATTGCTTTTATAGAATCAGATGGTTTACATATTGCTAAGATTAATGGTTTCGACGCTATGAGTCAGCCGTTAGAAAACCAAAAAACTTCAATTTTCGGTGATACCGTTGAGAGCAAACAAACATACATCAACGAAATCCAAAGTTTCAAAAGATTGAATAGTTATGCTCAAAATGACACTTCGGGTTATTATCGTTATATTTATCAAGATTATAATCAAATGATTGGTAAACCAGGTTATTCAACCGATGCCTTCTATAGTGACCTGGTGTTACCGCAACAAGTCGATAAATTAAAAGCCTATGGAGTAAATTATCAGGATTTGAATACATCTGTCTCAAATCTCTACGAAAAGTTTTTGGTTAATAATTCAATTCTTTCGGCCGGAGCTAAGAATGAAGAAAATCCTCCTTTTTACAAATTTGATTTGTTTAAGGAAGTAAATGATTCTATTAGTAATAACCAAGACAAAGATAATTCTCTAAGCAATAATAATTCCTGATTATGAGACTATTGTGGAACCATTTTAAACAAAGATAATGATCAACTTTTAGAAACTTTCTTTGGCTTTAAACAAAATGAAGCTAGTCAAACTTTTAAAGATTGATTAAGAAAAAAATTGAAACAAAGTCAAAATCATACTAGTCAAGGAGGAAGAGCCTTATTCAAACAAGGTTGAGCTGATTGGAATAAAGAAATCGATAAATTCCGAAACAAAGAAACCGATAACAAAACTGCTCCTTTAGTAAAACTTTCTTGAGGGGGTGAAGCAAAGACTCATATCACTAATGTATTCCAATTAGAAAGCTTTAAGCCCTTTGCGACTTCTTCCAACTTTGCCTTAACAAATTGAGTCAAATGAAGCAATGAATGGCAAACTAGTCATCAATCAATTGTTCTCACTGCTTCTTCTATTGAGCGTCAAAGCAATTATTCAAGTAGAAAGGTAACAAAATAA